The genomic window GGGTCGGATAAGAGTTTTACCAAAAGCGCACCCTTATTCTGTTTGCTCACATAAATTAATTTTTGAGTAATATTGTCGAGCGTTTCAGTCACGGGAGCGATTGAAATACGTTTCAGGGAAGAAGATAGTTCGTTGGCTAAGTTTTCAATTTCCAACGGGATAGTAGCTGAAAACATCAAAGTTTGTCTTTGCTTGGGCAGAAGGTGGGCAATTTTCTTGACGTCGCGAATAAAGCCCATATCCATCATTTGATCAACTTCATCAATCACAAAATGTTCGACATTTTGCAGGTCGATGACCCCTTGATTGACAAAATCAAGCAATCGTCCGGGCGTAGCAACGAGAATGTCCACCCCGTTTTGCAATTTTTTCTTTTGGCGGAAGGCTGGTTCGCCACCGAAAACAACTGCGGTTTTCAAGGGCAAAAAAGCCCCGAGAGTTACAAAAGTGTCCGCTATTTGGCTGGCTAATTCCCGAGTCGGAGACAGCACTAAAGCGCGAATTATTTTGCTTTGGCGATAGTCTTTGACCTTCGCTTGAATAAGTTCAAGTAGGGGTAAAGCAAAGGCCGCAGTTTTTCCGGTTCCGGTCTGAGCGCTGGCTAAAAGGTTGTTTTCAGCCAAAATAAGCGGAATGGCTTCCGCTTGAATTTCCGTCGGTATCGAGTAGCCCTCTTTCTCAACGGCTTTGAGGATTGAATTAGTAAAATTAAAATCGTTAAATGTCATGATATTCTCCAAGGTTCATTCATTTGAAATAAGAGAATTACCTTGAAAAAACATGGTGACTTTCTTTTCCTGCGTTATATTATCATATTCACTTATGAATAACATTAAAAATCGTAAATAACCATCAAATAACTGAAATGTGAAGATTTCTTAATATATCGTAACCTTTGGCCTGCATTTCTTTATCGAATGAATCTGCGCCTTTAGTATCAACGAGGATGTGCGATTCGGGAAGTGCGGTTTTAGCTAAGACTGCATTGGAAAGGACACATATGTTACTGACTAGTCCAACCAGAGTAATCTCTTCATAATTGTGTTCGCGCAAATAGTCAAAGAGTTTGGCGGAACCAAATGTCGGTTTGTCAAACACAAGATGGTCTTGACTGATTTCTTCTAAGGGACCATAGAAAGCGTAGCCGGGAGTCCCTGGAATGCAATGTTTAACCGGGAGATGCTTGCCTTCAATCGTTGAAAGATAATTATCACTATGAGTGTCTTTTGTAAAGACGACATCGTCACCATTGACATCATATTCATTAATAAGGTCTAAAATATAGGGAAGAAGTTTTTCTGCTCCCGGGAATCCAAGACTTCCATCGACAAAGTCTTTCTGGTAATCAACGACCACTAAAAGTTTTTTCATAATTCCTCCTTATTAATCGCCTAATAATGATAACCAAAATCAGTAAATAAGCAACATAAAAACATTGTAGGGTATTTTTTACGTTTACGAAAGCGCTTTGTTCATCAAAAAATGCCAAAAAGATAAAATCTTTCTTTGCATCATTTTGTATATTAGAATAATAGGGGGCTAAATAGTGGTTACCATAAAATTATGCCAAAGACGTAAATAATACGCTTTTGTTTTGAGCATTATAAACTAACTATCTATAAATAATTATATGAATAATAAAGGAAAAAATAATCACCAATTGTCATATCGAACAATTGCCAAGTTTCTCAAAGAAAAATATAATTGCGAAAATGGCAAGCAAAAAGAACGATATGGATTTTTTCAGAAAACAATTGAGCACGAGTATCAGACTTATCGAAAAAAATCCGGGCAAGCAAACAACGTTATTAGTATTGATTGCTTTGCGGAAAAAGTATGTCATGATTTTGCGACTGCTCAAAAGACGAAAGATATCGATAACAATATTCAGCAAAACGCTCATTTCTTAATCTCAATCATTAATACGGCTATCGACAACCTTATTCAGGAACATCATACGAACAATCGCAGTGACGTCGGCGATTCAACTGTTGAGTCGCTCAAGTATATTTTCTACTTTTATCATAGGTATGCGAATGCCGCGCGTCAGCGAAGCAATCCCCATTTGCTGTATTTACGGATTCTTGATCAAATGGTTTCAGGAATAACGCTTATTAGCGATAAAAAACTTCCCGAAGCGGCCATCATCTATCGGGCTCTTTTAGAGACGCTGGCCTACGCTCGAGTAATGACAAAACATGAAAATGTTGTCAGCGGCAGTTTTGATACGAGAAAAAGAAACGTTTTAGGTCATCTCAATATCGTTAGTCTTTCTTCTCAAGAAGAAAGTAGTATTCAAAAGCAAAATATGAACCGAGCCAATGTTAGCGAATGGTCCTGGGAAGTAGCACGTTTCGCGTGGATTGTCCCGGTTTTTCCTAAAGATAAAAAGATTACCTCGCAATCTTTGTTGGATTTTGCTGGGCTGGCAACATTTTATTCACACTATCAGTTAGCCTCAGCTTTTACGCACGAATATCTAATTAATGAAGCCGATTTCAAAATCATCTCTTTAAAGGATTATCTAATTAACATCTATTGGAAGACATTTGATGAAATGATTCGTGTCGATGTGGAGAAATTATTTGAATTGGATACGACTTTGATGAAGGAAATCGGAAAAAAAGAAAAGGTTTTTAGAGACATCCTAGCGACAACCAAAGAGAAATTCCAGGAGTTCCATCGGCGAATTTCGTCTTGAAACTAAATTAAAGAAGTTATTATTGGGACCATAAAGACTCTTTTCCAAATAAAACTTATGGTAAAATATAAACAAGAAATGGTAGGGTTTGTATGTGTGGTATTATTGGTGGGATAACTGATGATTC from Bacilli bacterium includes these protein-coding regions:
- a CDS encoding isochorismatase family cysteine hydrolase, whose protein sequence is MKKLLVVVDYQKDFVDGSLGFPGAEKLLPYILDLINEYDVNGDDVVFTKDTHSDNYLSTIEGKHLPVKHCIPGTPGYAFYGPLEEISQDHLVFDKPTFGSAKLFDYLREHNYEEITLVGLVSNICVLSNAVLAKTALPESHILVDTKGADSFDKEMQAKGYDILRNLHISVI